The following proteins are encoded in a genomic region of Pikeienuella piscinae:
- a CDS encoding sulfotransferase domain-containing protein — MKKLFLCVGAAKTGTTWLYSTIRKNPDLWFTPEKELNYFFSVHGRFDRLTQTIRDKKLERVREWAEGPGSEAAQRETRLDWYRRYAAGPISDAWYRDLFAGAPEDAWACDFSPSTSLLPDAGWEAVMRFAPEIRIVYVLREPEARLWSHAKFHAAYIGKLDEFQNMSLAEMERFINRYSLTEDGDYGSHLSRIYARAPRENVLLIKYDRIAKNPREVLLEVEEHLGVRRTPIRLQRLAERVNVSEDVKRPKGFGEAYRQQFAREMDSLVEQGVEFARPWAELHSRRPIARLRRAARRLRI; from the coding sequence TCTACAGCACGATCCGAAAGAATCCGGATCTCTGGTTCACGCCGGAGAAGGAGCTGAATTACTTCTTTTCCGTCCACGGCCGCTTCGACCGGCTGACGCAGACGATAAGGGACAAGAAGCTGGAGCGGGTCCGCGAATGGGCCGAAGGCCCCGGAAGCGAGGCCGCGCAGCGCGAGACGCGGCTGGACTGGTACCGGCGCTACGCCGCCGGCCCGATCTCGGACGCGTGGTATCGCGATCTTTTCGCGGGCGCGCCGGAGGACGCCTGGGCCTGCGACTTCAGCCCCTCGACATCGCTCTTGCCGGATGCGGGATGGGAGGCGGTGATGCGCTTCGCGCCGGAGATCCGCATCGTCTACGTCCTGCGCGAACCCGAGGCGCGGCTCTGGTCCCACGCCAAGTTTCACGCCGCCTATATCGGCAAACTCGACGAATTCCAGAACATGTCCCTCGCCGAAATGGAGCGGTTCATCAATCGCTACAGCCTGACGGAGGACGGCGATTACGGCAGCCATCTCAGCCGCATCTATGCGCGCGCGCCGCGCGAGAACGTTCTTCTCATCAAATACGACAGGATCGCGAAGAACCCGCGCGAGGTGCTGCTGGAGGTGGAGGAGCACCTGGGAGTCCGGCGCACCCCGATCCGGTTGCAGCGGCTGGCCGAGCGGGTCAACGTCTCCGAGGACGTGAAGCGCCCGAAAGGGTTCGGCGAAGCCTATCGCCAGCAGTTCGCGCGCGAGATGGACTCTCTCGTCGAGCAGGGCGTCGAGTTCGCGCGCCCCTGGGCCGAACTTCACTCTCGCCGACCGATCGCCCGGCTTCGACGGGCGGCGCGCCGCCTCCGCATCTGA
- a CDS encoding ribokinase translates to MKPENVVVLGSINVDIGARVNALPRAGETVAGGELSVRLGGKGANQAVAAARAGATVAMRGAVGTESFGLDPVAALEGYGVDMTGVATLAGASGAALITVDAQGENTIVVSPGANGRMAAAGPSCAGALLLAQLELPPELVRDAFRAHKAAGARTVLNAAPAVDPPEDLFALTDILIVNETELARYAGAEPADPADEDEIERAARGLRRPGQTLIVTLGARGALALAEAGRLRVPARPAEARDTTGAGDCFCGALAARLAEGAPLDVALEFAAAAAAISVTRDGAASGMPDRAEIDGALAG, encoded by the coding sequence ATGAAGCCGGAAAACGTGGTGGTGCTTGGGTCGATCAATGTCGATATCGGCGCGCGCGTCAACGCCCTGCCGCGCGCGGGTGAGACCGTGGCGGGGGGCGAGCTTTCGGTTCGGCTCGGCGGCAAAGGCGCCAATCAGGCGGTCGCCGCCGCGCGGGCCGGGGCGACGGTCGCAATGCGGGGCGCGGTCGGGACCGAGAGTTTCGGTCTCGACCCCGTCGCGGCGTTGGAGGGCTACGGAGTCGACATGACGGGCGTCGCGACCCTGGCCGGCGCCTCGGGTGCGGCGCTGATCACCGTTGATGCGCAGGGCGAGAATACGATCGTCGTCAGCCCCGGCGCGAACGGGCGCATGGCGGCGGCCGGGCCGTCATGCGCCGGCGCGCTCCTGCTGGCTCAGCTCGAACTGCCGCCCGAACTGGTGCGGGATGCGTTCCGCGCGCATAAGGCCGCCGGCGCCCGGACCGTGCTGAACGCCGCGCCGGCGGTCGATCCGCCGGAGGATCTCTTCGCGCTCACCGACATCCTGATCGTGAACGAGACGGAACTCGCGCGCTACGCCGGCGCGGAGCCGGCCGATCCGGCGGATGAGGATGAGATCGAACGCGCCGCGCGCGGGCTTCGCCGCCCCGGCCAGACGCTGATCGTCACGCTCGGCGCCCGCGGCGCGCTGGCGCTGGCGGAGGCGGGGCGGCTTCGCGTGCCGGCGCGACCGGCCGAGGCGCGGGACACGACCGGCGCCGGCGACTGTTTCTGCGGCGCGCTGGCGGCGCGGCTGGCCGAAGGCGCGCCGCTGGACGTGGCGCTGGAATTCGCCGCCGCGGCCGCCGCGATCAGCGTCACTCGCGACGGGGCCGCGTCCGGTATGCCGGACCGGGCGGAGATCGACGGCGCGCTGGCCGGCTGA